The region agataaatcgagaagacgaacatttttaagtgcaaaccaccggaagtgcatttcactataaaaaaaacagagtgctatataataaactacttactaacctaACTTGCTCGAGccgtaccggggaatattggccctcggtcgttttcgtacggaccgagcgcagcgaggtccgtactaccacgggccaatattccccagtacggccctcgcgctcggttagtaagaggttagtATTTCCCGCCTTAGATAATCACGTGATTTACGGAAATAAACATCATGGCGGCCGGTAGGGAATTCCAAGGAACAAAGTCTAGAAAAATTCTATCGAAGTTGATTGATAGAGTAGGTGAACTTTCCGATGCTTTGGATGCACAGGCATACAGCAACAACCAAATCAGTTCAAGAAGGGAGGAGGCTCCTGCATCAGCACGATTATCGTATCTTTGACTTTCAACTATCAGAGAGTTCAAGTCAGCAATGTTTTAATGATGAAATGCATGTTGTTTTTGCCAGTGCGATTACAAATTTCGTGATCTTTCTTTGACAAATGCACATCTTTCCATCTGTtacatatcttttttttagaacTACTACAGAACGTTCATGATCCTTAGCAACACACGTGTTGCCACAGCCCGACTTACGATTCTAGATCGTCTTGTTGACATTATAGATGCGCCTTCTAATTGCATACCTGCGCCTAACTGCACGATTAACAGGGTCAATTTGTTGCAAAGCATCTCTGATTTTCCACCTCTGAATGTGAATGCCACGTGCTCTCAAAGCTCTCTGTATATATGTTTCGCCGGAGAAGGGGGTTAATTGCAAAATATCTCTTACATTCCACTCAAGTTCATCCTCTCTGATCTCAGTATAATCAGTTATTCCATGTTCTTGTCTTCTTCTTGATAATGTCTTCGCACTAACACCTAAACAATTTGCAATGGCTGTCCAAGACATACCAGTGCTTCGAAGTACATCAATTTGTTCAGCTGTTAAATGGTACTTTGGTCTTCCTCCTGAACTTCCTTCTGATTGCAGAGGACTGCGAGGAAAAACCGCACTGATTTGACGACAATCAGCCAGCCGCTCCCTGATGTGGTGAAGTTGCTCCCTGAGGCTTTGCCAGAGATGTTCAATCAGCATTTTTACTGTTAAAAAGCCCTGGACGTTACTGAGGACTAAAGATATAGCGAGTACTATTTGGATATAGCCTTCCAATCGATCACGTAAATATTCTAGAGTTCTATCGTTTTCGGGAGCTGTGCTTTGTTCTATTCGATTAATACAATCCTGTATGGACAATAGAAAGCTTTGAAGTTCTTCAATGTTGCCTTCAGTTAATTGAATCAAAACAAATGCGTAGAAAAAAGCTATAAACATTACTAAAATACTGACCGCCATGTTATCTTATTACTTTTATCATTGCCAGGAGATGCCAACAAGTACTCCTGGTTAACATCTCGCCTTGAATTGAGAAATGTCCACTTGAAAGACCtcgaaaagaacaaaaatcacggcttgagataaaaaaaaaattctcctcttgaaaataaaaatgtcgACATGAAAAAACTCTCGACATGAGATAAAAACCTcgacttgaaaaaaaaaatctcgacATGAAAAAATCAGGAGCCTATCAGTTAGGCtcctgaaaaataaattctcgacttgaaataaaaatctcgacatgaaaaaaaaaattctcgacttgaaataaaaatctcGACATAAAAATCTCGACTTGAATAGAAACATCtcaacttgaagaaaaaagatttCGACTTGAATAGAAACATCTCAACTCGAAGAAGAAAGATTTCGACTTGAATTGAAACATCTCAACTTGAATAAAAAAGATCTCGACTTGAGTTGAAACATCTCgacttaaataaaaaagatctCCTCTTGAATTGAAACcctcaaatttaaaaagaaatgtcaacttgaataaaaaatcCTGACTTGAATAGAAAAATCTCGACCACTTTTGTCCAGTATGGCTTGCCATATCCTACTGATAGGCTCCTGGACCCGCCGTAAAGTAGAACAAGCGCCTCGAGTAGTACAAGGACCTCAAGGAGCACAAGAAAGGAGAGTAAGCTGGGCACCAATGTTAGATATGCCTTATAACGAATAGTACACGGAGTCGTTCAATTCCCTTTAATAAGAAAGACATCGGTCAAACCGGCACTCCTACACAGTCGCTGTTTCACGATGGCAACCTTCCATCAGGTTCAAAACCTGAACATAAATGATTTGGTTCTTAAGCTAGAAGTGAATGTCAACAATTATGTAAGTATTCGAAAAACCAGTGCTCCCGATATTGAAAGAAACATCCAAAGCATCCTCTCTTGGGCAGAAGACGAGAGGgcaaatgaaaagcaaaagttcGAAGGAAGCAAAATCGCTGAAGTTGGGATTCTCCTCGAAAAGTGTGCTGATTCCTTGCAAAGTCTGAGCAGTGAGGATCCAATCCAGTTCATGAAAGGATGTCTCAGCATTGCATCATCCGTGGATGTTTTGGATGGTGGACCGTACGGAAACCCTTCCAAAGCCATATGCGGTATACTTGCTTCAATTCTCTCTGCCAGCTCTCCGAAAGAACCCGATTTGGTGACACTATTTACAAATAAAGTTCATGCAGAGCTGCTGGAGTTTAATCAAGAGTTAAAACCTTTGCGGCAGACTTTTGAAGGGTTGCGATCTCGTGTGAAGAACATGAACGCCTGTTTGAAACAACTTAAGAGTGTGCCAAATCACGTTGACCTACCTGACAAAATCCTCTACGAGACAAATTTCCCTCAGTTCATTGGTGAAGTGGCTCATTACTTCGTGGAAGGCCTCAAATTATTTAGTAAAGAAGAGGAAATCAAAAGCTGTCTGATGTCGATGGTTATATATTGTAACGCGCAAACAGCACTGTTCCTTTTGCTGACAAACATTCTGGTGACTTTTCAATCAACCGGTCACGAGACAAAGATGGTAAAGATCTTGCTGGATACCCAAATTCAGGATGCCAAGGAAAAACTTGGATTTCTTTCTCAAGAGATGTACTTGAGAATGAGCTCTCTTTTCACTATGCATACATATAGTGGTGAACCTCTGACTGAAGATGACTTACGTAAAATAGTGACTCTTCGTGATGTTGGCCAGTGCCGCCATCTCCCAACTTATGCTATTATTGAGGGGTTCAGAGAAGGCTTGGGAATGCCAACAATTCAAAAGACCATTGTGGGGCTATTCGAAGGAATTGAAGGTGTGATAATTGGGCCAAAAGATATAATACACCGATACCCTCAACCTCAAACCAAGGGAGACAATCATTACTTCCAACTCATTAATCATTCTCATTTTCCTGTCATAGTGATGTGTGGTAGAGTCGGAAGTGAGTTGAATGGGTTGAAATTCTATCAAGATGTGCCACCATACTCCTCTTACGAACATGTTGCCACCAAATCAGGGTGGACTTTTTCTGCTGGCGGAGTGTTCATCATGGATGTGAGTGGGGAAGTAACATCCTCTGAAAATGCACCTGAAATGCAGAACCACAAGGTTTTCGAGTTTGGGCTGTCCAACCCAGCCATAGGCCCCTGTCAATTggcttttttgcaaaaaaacccACATTTAGGTTTCCACTCTACTGGAAAAGATTGTTGGCAGAGGATGAAATCTAATGACAGTCCACCTATTTATGTTGAGCACTGCAACAAACATTATGTGGTTTCTGGAGGATATACTGATTTTCAGTGCTTTAATGACACACATAATTTTCCTGGCAAGAATGGATGTAGGACTTGGCGGTTTGTGATACAGGAATATGACCCTCTGAAAGATCTTGAGGCAGACTggtcgtttttcttttcaggttcAAAGGCCATGGGTATTTGGGGCCGTTCACAATGGGAGAATGATTTGTCCCGCATCATGAAGTCGCAGCAATAGAAAAAGTACTTGCCAATATATTTTATTGTCTCCTACAAAATTAAGTACCGTAAGTCAAGAAAAAGGAACATTATGTTGCattcacagatggccaattcAAATGCTGCACAGCACTGGGTAgtgttgttttatttgttaacaGTTATATCATCCCTAAATACACACAGCTTGAAATTGGCTTTCCTCTTCTACAATGGCTCCACTTGTCAGAAATATCACAAAGGCATCATGTTAATCCCGCAAGATTTGATGAACAACTtcaaaagtgttttaaaaGACATAAACATAACAGCAAATACTGTGATCCCCAAGAGGTAAATAATTCAAGTGCCATGTGGTCACTCCAAGTTAGATGACGGTGTATATAAACACCCAGGTACTTGATAATTATTGGAGATTGCTGTAAGCAaatatttgctatttttaaaGGTGGATGTAAATTTTGACTTTTCTTTTGCcgaggtaaaaaaaataatgtaattagTTTTAGAAAGAGTTAATTTATTACTACATAGCCATTCGTAAACAGCATGTAGAGGGCTATTTATATCATTCAGTAAAATGTCCAGGTTGCTTCCAGAGGCTGCTAGAGATGTTTTGTCTGCATATAATCTGCTACAAAAATAAGGAGTTGAATTACatacaagaaatgaaaaagtcCTAGTATGGAACCTTGAGGTATGCCAGAAGAGATAGGACAGGATAAAAATCAGATTAAACAGGCTATTAACATAAACTTGTTGTTTCTTACTGCACGGGTAAGATCTAAGCCAGTTTACTTCATATTTGTTGCAATCCATAGAACTTAAGTTTTTCGACTAAAATGTGGTGATAAACAGCATCAAAGGCTTTACTTAAAGAGCAAAGATACCACATAGTTTCTCTGATCAAGTGAAGCAGTAATTTGTTCAATAAGATCTATTGAACAATCACAAGTTGTATAGCCTGGTGAAAAACCGTATTggcttggaaaaaaaaaagcaggtTTTCATCAATAAAATAAGCCAATGGAGCTGATTAAAGATACCTGTTTCAAAGACTTTGCATATTGAGTATAAGATTGAAATGGGTTGATAGTTGTCATAAGAGAACAGATAGCCTTGGTTGAAAATAGGAACAAGTTTTGCCAGTTTCATACTATCAGGGAAACTATCTTTGGTAATGAAATACTAAAAATAtatgttaaccctttcctgccaaggggttccccattgacgagtaaaatcgtctggcgttagacagagtaaaatctatatgtgccaattggcactcacgGGCGGGAAAGagttaaacggggacatagtttttgatgatgttaaccctttcctgcccaaggggttccccattgacgagtaaaatcgtctggcgatAGACAGACTAACATCCACAAAAGTGCTGGTTTGGCAGAAAAGGGTTAAAGGTCGgcataataatagttattatgtTGACCTCTAGCATATAGTATggttcaataataattattgtagtgCTGCTCACCTTAATAAGAATGGATGAACCTTATCAATCCCTGAGGATTTCTTTGTATCAAGATTTCTAATATCAACAGTACTTCCATTTCAGAGATttcaggaaaatgaaaatgattaaCTTCAGTTGAGGTGAGAGAGAAGGTAGCTTTCCTATCTGAGTTGGGAATTGTGATGCCAAAGTGGAAGGAACTGATTACAGAAGTAATTATTAAGGCAATTAGAAATAGAAGTAGGTTACAAAATTTGGCTTATTATCTATCTCTATTGTTCCAATATACGAGTTGGATcactttttatttgttaattttatatGGATCGAACAGGATTTCTAGGCGTGCGATTTCAGTTGTTATTAGTGCTTGTCACACGTACATCAGGTTTACTGATTGTTCATTTCAAGCAAGAGAGATTCACACTTCAGGCacaattcattttctttactttgcttttatttttaaacacttTTAAGAGAGCAGGGTtggcacttgccttccaccaatgtggcccgggttcaaTTCCCTGACCCGCCGTGGGTTGAGAAAAACCAgcgtttgatttgatttgtcaTGATTCAGTATGGTTTGTAGTCTCCTCGTTAATATTAGTAAACCCACTGTGCTCAgctaaatccattgagacttaaataaagtgtttgttgtaattatttattttttaaatttattttcattactttCTTTGTTGTTACATTGTATTTACATGCTAGTTTGAAGTTTAATTTATAAaggcaataatattattggagCATTGTTTTCACACCCCTTTCATTTATTAAGAATCTTGTTTCAATAATCATTATTGAAAGAACTCTCTCTCGGTGGCTTGTTCGCTTGATTTCTTCTGAATCAAGTAGTAAGCATGCAAGTGTGCAACTAACTTGCAATTAATTACAGAAACATTCACCTGCATGAAGGCTTGAATACACCTTCTGCATACATGCCTACTCTCCTGGATAATCCGGGAGTCTTCCGGATACAGAACGAATCTCCCGGTCTCCCGTACGAGTAACAAAATCTCCTGGATAAAGCGACTTTGAACCTTTACACCACTGTAAGCTAACGTCCTGTGTCGAAATGTACCCTAATCAGAGGAGTGGTGTCCTTTACGCAAATACGCACGTGCCTGCTTGAGAAATTGGTAGATTTTCTGTTACAGGTAAAAGGCATTTGTAGTGTCGTAACTTGAccttgtattttgcatttcttcATTTATTGAAATATCCTTTGGAAAATGTCACCAGAAAATTCCCCCAGATTCCCCTAGTTTGCATGTGCGTACACCTTCAAAATCTCACGCTACGCCCCTGAATATGACTATGTTGTTGGCTAAATGGATATTTAAGAACTACAGAACCATTTCAGTGctgtagcaagggtaatataagtgggggggcacgctaGCGCCAGAGGTGCGAGGCGCCTggggggtctgggggtatgctccccctgtaaattttgaaatctaaaggctcggaaatgctatttccagtgttctccaagagctatttgtgatttattcatatcgcaaattatttacttcgtacactgtctcagaaaaccaatgcacattgagagtataacacttgaaacgtcaatttcaaaataaaaaaccaactatctctgtatcttgaaaccagcaaatgtttcacctttcagagtcatcatagtaagttcgtagatattgaactgtctgagttgcctcagagacaaacgtagacttcatcagcaggtcgttttttgaaaacttcccaaacagttgcttgataatattttattttcaacattttatacaggtctgtttttactttttatgtgaaaaaactggggggggggggcatgggcccccccggcccctccccttgctacggcactgcattTTATATTCTTAATGCAAACGAGATTCCAAACAATACCAAATGCTCGAAAAATGACCACGCAAAAAGAGATGTTCTATGGGAAAACGGCTGACAAATACAAttaatagtaaaaaaaagacGCAATTTGGCAAAGTGGCAAAATTTCCCATTGTGCAAACTCTAtcaaaatcatacaaaaattGACTCTTAACACACATAAGATATATTTTAGGGCAAAAGCGGCGCTTGTTGGAGTTTGAGGTCCAACGCGCAACACACGCGAGGAGAAAGAAATAGTGAATACAGGAGCCCATCCAGCTTGATGGGCTCCTGGTGTTATTCTCTTTAAAATCGCCACATCGTGGGGCTGGTGTAACGTTAgcctccttcgcagccgtctttcgggtcGTCACAAAACGCTGAGCGAAGGACACTAGGCGGTGCAAGCGGGGAGCTTCAGCCCCCTTCCAACTTTTTTCGGTGGGAGGTACAGCGCCCCACTTTTGCAgaataataacttttttttttatttaaccaCGGTCAACTCATCAGGTCTTAAAAACACTTCTTCAACAAAGCTTCAATAAAGCGAACCTTATTGTCAGCCCCTCCCCCCACTTTTTATTTCGCGCCGCCGCCGCTGTACATGTGGCAGGGACCTTAAGATCTCCGACGGCGAcgtcaacgaaaacgtcatctCAAAATACAACTTTGCTCTATCATAAGTCTTTAGCGATTATTCCAGCTTGTTCACGTCATATATTGTTAGCCAAGTATCCTGAAAATGAATTGGTACCAGAGACTTTAAGGtgaaaaaagagaatgaaagattctcCGTTGCatgctcacgttgtcgtcaaaacctcaaatttggtggGTTCACGTCGTCGTTATGCAGAGGAtctcaaaaatatttgttaaaatccgtgcggcacgtgcagcacgatcgTTTATGATCTCTTAaacaatgatatcattgttttgtggcgttgttgttgccgtcgccgtcgtctttcttaagctccctagtgtAACGTGTACCCACCACTTTGTTCTTAGCCTAAGCTTCTTCTTAAGATATATTAAGCAGGACCGGAACCGATACATCGCAGACTTGCTTTTTGAGTGCTATATAAGCCAGTCTTCTTAATTCATACTTTTTCTCTATGCCAGCGTTGCGCCCCACAAGCTCAAATGAACGCAGCACAGCCCTGCAGACCCCCACCCCCTCTACAACTACGTATACCGTCTGACCAAGCAAAAAGGTTTGCAATACATTTTATGTCCATATACACTACGTACCTACCGAGTAAACGAAGCAAGTTGCCCGCTGATCTTTACCATCGTGCGTGTTGAGGTAGGAGTGTTACATGCACCAGGAGTGAGATAAATGGGGTTAAATATCCGCTTCTCTTTGGTTTATAATGAAGCGATATCGCAAGGAACTTTTCAATCTATGTCAGgttatttctattgttttcatGTGTCGTGTAACATGTGGATGCGCTGCAGTTCCTAATGAACTCGAGGGTCTCGCTGGCCAAGTGCTTAGGGCTTCAGATGATCTCCAAGTTTCGAAGTCGGCGgattcagtttcctttgttcaaCCAGTTGAGGAAGAAGTGGTAAGAAAATCAGTTTGAGTAGTTTTCCTCACGCGGGAGGACAAGAGTTTGATGTTTGTATACACAGCTAGCAGATGGTTGATCAACTCAATTACAAGTCATCTTTGAATTCTCCAAACCCTCGTCACGCAAAATTTCCGATTATTCcctaatttgattttttattcattAACTTTCGTTACTTTACCTTACTGTGTAGTTTCTTAGTCAAATAGTTGTACCCTAAAATGATTTCAGGGCTTGATTTGCTCAAAAATCAGTGTTAAACAAACaacttaaaaattgaattcgGAATCACTCTCGAACCTGATGCTTGACCCTCAGCCTAGCGGATATTCCACTTGTCTAAACCTATGATTTGATTAGATAGATAATCACAGCACCGATTCCATAATTAAGTTCCTGAAGTATTTTTTCATATTGCTGAAGAGAAatcaaatatcaaaatttaaaacataaGATAAAGAGAGTTGCGCAATCTCTCTCGTTTGAGTGTTTTATAACGTAGTCTGAGAAATCATCTCAATAGCGACTGATTAGTTAATTAATCAATTTTTATATTATGGTTAGAATTTTTTACCTCAGGAGGTTATTTCTTATTGTAAGTTATTGTAGATTAGTGTCAACTAGTTTAACATTGTAAATTATATTGGAAGATCCCCATTAGGGGCCCTGATAAAGTTATTTGTAAGTTgtaatttgtaaatttattcatttcaaagaaacaaaattatacaaagggaaaataatttttgagggCTTTGGCCACTTGTGAAAATCTCTGAGGTTTGAACTTAACGTAATTTGTCAGTTACATTTGATTTAGTGGTTGCATTTTATGATAATGAGTACTTATATTGGTTAATTCAAAACTCAACATTATTGTCCCTTCTCTAAACGTATCCTgacaatagctgttattataGTTATCACCAGTTTTGATACATAAAAAGGTCAtaaatgggtcattttccattgtattgacccatcAGCCTTGTCtatatgtaaacaaaaatttggttttatcaaacgagttgataaaggttgaattatcactgtgaaaggtttagaaagctcacgtttcgagcattagccctttgtcagagcgaatagaggaattgtggggtgttgtggtttatatgagagtgtagaggagctttgccttTGGTCAgggttctccttatcaggcggtaaccggtaaaatttaccgcttCAAGCAgcagttctaagaacttcttaccgcctgcaacctcttgaaggttcactaaaactatataagttgttttgaaaaataccgctcaggaattgtccctttacctgctgagctaagacttagggagaacactgatTGGTGgcaatatggtcacatgaatttgtgaataaattagtggaatgagaggcgttcattaattccgcgtggagagagtgtacccagttgaaaaatgaatttttgttcgagatttttgtgGCCTtttgtgttcccgtggtgtaaggaaaGCCCGCAAATGTTGTGGTGGGAACCACGCGAAACATCGCACAGAATCTTTGGGAGACTGTTTGAATATTTATCTTCTTTTACCTCTTTGACTCTTGACTTAATTTGTCGAATGGTTTTGATGATGGTGTGACAGTGAAAACCAGCAATACTGTTGGTATTAACATATTTCAGCTGAGCCTAGAGACCCTTAAGGTAGatcactgttcttttttatATGATGTTTATGCAGAGTGTATTCTTTAGTGGTATGTTCTTTCTTTAGGATCTCATCCGCCAAGATTCCCAATCAGAAGATGGACGTATCATTCAAAGATCATCAAGCATTTTCAGCCTTGACTTTATCTATGCCTTTGTTGCATCATTATCAGTTATCATCGTTTCTGAGTTAGgtgacaaaacattttttattgctGCTATTATGTCTATGAGGCATCCCAGACTAGTCGTCTTCAGTGGAGCCATGTGTGCTCTTGGTTTAATGACAGTCCTGTCTGCTGTTCTTGGATTTGCGACAACTGTGATTCCTCGCAAATACACTCTGTATGTATCAACAGCACTGTTTGTAGTTTTTGGCATTAAGATGTTAAAAGAGGGATATGAAATGGACCCCAATGAAGGACAAGAAGAATTAGAGGAAGTTCAAGCtgagttaaaaaagaaagaggcagaggtttgttcagttttcaGATTAAGATCTAATTAGAATTTTTATCCCTAAATTGTAGCACATCCTGTCATAGGCAATTGTCCCATAATCCATGAAATAGGCACATCATCACATCACATCGCCTTTATTTTACCTCAGTTTTACTAGAGTTACAGCTTTATCGCTACTTTTTCTGAGATGGGTGTGCACAGatttggaatttttctttgagtgtTGAACAGCAGAAGGGAAATcccatatctccaagcaaccatgaattattttgtttactatataaacaccttactaacaagaagagGTTGACTTACTCACTGTTCAAATAGAGAAGGTGTCACCATTTATTCATGGCACTTAATAGAGCAAGTGACATGTCAGCAGCTGATAGCTGATCTCAAACattaaagcactccagtttatatagTAAAGTGATATACAAGTCTTTGCTTTGAGGTTATTATCCCTTCATTGTTATTAGCCAAAACGTCTAATCTATGTTGAAGTACAGGTCATAACATTATATCACCCTGAGTTCCTTCAAAGTAATATATTAATAGCAATATCCTTTACTTGAACACGATAGGTTCTAAAGCTCAGAACTTGTGGGGTCGTGTacaaatcaaatgaatcacatcaaatttaatcatttaatgtaggtttttgaggagaggggaaaaccggagtacccggggaaaaatctctcagagcagagaagagaaccaacaaattcaacccACATGACACCGAGTCTGGAAATCAAACgcaggccacattggtgggaggcatTTGCTCTCCCCACTACGGCACCACTGCTCCAGTGTTGGTGCAAACCAAAATAGTGGTGATGATCCCAACTGAAAGATACCAATAATTTCAACTTCATGATTGGACATGGCAGTTTAGAATAAGACTTAATGAAACACATTTTGAGTTTTGTAAAAAAACATCAATGGACAAAAATGACTTTTGACTAACTTTCCAACAAACATTCTAGGGCTGTTCTTTTGGCATATTGTGCCtggcttttcattttttccttttgagcaTTAGCACTTAAATATAATGAAAGTACGCTAAGTAGATTCCTACTAAATTGTTTTGAACCCAGGTCCTGGACAGtatcaaataatttttgaaatacTGAAGTAACACTTGCATTTGAAGGGAATGCCTGGCTAATGTATTTTGATCCAATCTTATGAGTATTGGTTGCCATTGTTTTGAGGCAAGACCTAACAAAATACCACTTCAAATGTACTTATCTTTTTATAgttagaaaaagaaactgatgCTATCACACAAGATGTGGAGACTGGTATTATTCGTGGTggaaaaagtcaaaacaaaTTCTTTGGCATTCTGTCACCTATTCTGCTTCAAGCATTTACTCTCACTTTCTTAGCCGAATGGGGAGATAGATCACAGATTGCTACCATTTTGCTTGCTTCAAGAGAGGTATGGTATGATAGGAGCCT is a window of Acropora palmata chromosome 4, jaAcrPala1.3, whole genome shotgun sequence DNA encoding:
- the LOC141879661 gene encoding uncharacterized protein LOC141879661; the encoded protein is MATFHQVQNLNINDLVLKLEVNVNNYVSIRKTSAPDIERNIQSILSWAEDERANEKQKFEGSKIAEVGILLEKCADSLQSLSSEDPIQFMKGCLSIASSVDVLDGGPYGNPSKAICGILASILSASSPKEPDLVTLFTNKVHAELLEFNQELKPLRQTFEGLRSRVKNMNACLKQLKSVPNHVDLPDKILYETNFPQFIGEVAHYFVEGLKLFSKEEEIKSCLMSMVIYCNAQTALFLLLTNILVTFQSTGHETKMVKILLDTQIQDAKEKLGFLSQEMYLRMSSLFTMHTYSGEPLTEDDLRKIVTLRDVGQCRHLPTYAIIEGFREGLGMPTIQKTIVGLFEGIEGVIIGPKDIIHRYPQPQTKGDNHYFQLINHSHFPVIVMCGRVGSELNGLKFYQDVPPYSSYEHVATKSGWTFSAGGVFIMDVSGEVTSSENAPEMQNHKVFEFGLSNPAIGPCQLAFLQKNPHLGFHSTGKDCWQRMKSNDSPPIYVEHCNKHYVVSGGYTDFQCFNDTHNFPGKNGCRTWRFVIQEYDPLKDLEADWSFFFSGSKAMGIWGRSQWENDLSRIMKSQQ
- the LOC141880373 gene encoding putative divalent cation/proton antiporter TMEM165; this translates as MKRYRKELFNLCQVISIVFMCRVTCGCAAVPNELEGLAGQVLRASDDLQVSKSADSVSFVQPVEEEVDLIRQDSQSEDGRIIQRSSSIFSLDFIYAFVASLSVIIVSELGDKTFFIAAIMSMRHPRLVVFSGAMCALGLMTVLSAVLGFATTVIPRKYTLYVSTALFVVFGIKMLKEGYEMDPNEGQEELEEVQAELKKKEAELEKETDAITQDVETGIIRGGKSQNKFFGILSPILLQAFTLTFLAEWGDRSQIATILLASRENVAGVTIGGTLGHSLCTGLAVIGGRLIAQRISVRTVTIIGGIVFLIFALSAFFIED